A genomic segment from Nicotiana tabacum cultivar K326 chromosome 7, ASM71507v2, whole genome shotgun sequence encodes:
- the LOC107820986 gene encoding nicotinamidase 1-like: MVLKTIEILKNEIAIEEESVIITEDVKAGLVLVDIINGFCTVGAGNLAPREPNRQISEMIDESTRLARLFCDKKWPILAFLDSHHPDKLEHPYPPHCITGTDESNLVPALRWLEKEQNVTIRRKDCYDGYIGSFQEDGSNVFVDWVKNNKIQTLLVVGACTDICVLDFVCSTLSARNRGFLDPLEEVVVYSQGCATFDFPASMARNTKDISPHPQELMHHVGLYMAKERGAKIAREVSFNSLKKP; the protein is encoded by the exons ATGGTACTAAAAACAATagaaattttgaagaatgaaaTTGCCATAGAGGAGGAATCAGTGATTATCACTGAAGATGTTAAGGCCGGTCTTGTTCTTGTGGACATCATCAATGGCTTTTGCACCGTTGGGGCTGGAAATCTG GCACCAAGAGAGCCAAACAGGCAGATCTCTGAAATGATTGATGAATCAACAAGGCTGGCTAGATTGTTCTGTGACAAGAAATGGCCTATTCTTGCCTTTCTTGATTCACACCACCCTGACAAACTTGAACACCCTTATCCTCCTCACTGTATCACTGGCACTGATGAATCCAATTTGGTTCCTG CACTAAGATGGTTGGAGAAGGAACAAAACGTAACAATCAGGCGTAAAGACTGCTATGATGGCTATATTGGTTCGTTTCAGGAGGATGGCTCTAATGTATTTGTTGATTGGGTGAAAAACAACAAAATTCAAACT TTGTTGGTTGTAGGGGCATGTACAGACATTTGTGTGCTGGATTTCGTTTGCTCTACATTATCAGCTAGGAACCGCGGCTTCCTCGACCCTTTGGAGGAAGTAGTAGTTTACTCTCAGGGATGTGCCACTTTTGATTTTCCTGCCTCCATGGCAAGAAACACCAAAGATATTTCACCACATCCTCAG GAGCTGATGCATCATGTAGGACTTTATATGGCGAAGGAAAGGGGTGCTAAAATAGCTAGAGAAGTCTCCTTCAACAGCTTGAAGAAACCATGA
- the LOC107820988 gene encoding protein EXECUTER 1, chloroplastic-like, with protein sequence MASIAPPPTFDVNTHKFNFSNPKFTSRLKRSSSSFTSQAFSTAHSVSRVSGSAFCCRCRNGTGDGETAEPSPSASSQNSSSSSSWRWDLAFQDAVRNAMKKFDDYVNWSKGAELAERSSAEKEVCVDGEEWGWERWKKHFTEVEEEERLVSVLKSQLAHAISREDYEDAAKLKVGIAAAATKDIVGRVMSRLNKAVEEEQYKDAIFMRDYAGTGLVGWWAGTSEDVNDPYGRIIRISAEHGRYVAKSYSPRQLASAVEGAPLFEIFLTVDDKGEYRQQAVYLKRKPVQQDLPIPSSKLPGAISNLDTLSPTENKSDMFDKISDAEEDAEDRDDEFGFQNALRDMIPGVQVKVLKVTAPGKVDRDLISKVIEQIMDEEDEDEEKDFDLDSMDDEDEIKVEKDGEQNVIELDTDNGVSDGEEQSQIAVRVVVGGLMQNTSSGVQHKDLFRVPARLEKKGHLSFTFSIEEDENKRNSSGSGQFPPDKKARLQGQRSLDHVMLDLAKFIGKGKIPMKVLKDMGELISLTLTQARNRQPLSKSTTFNRIEISASTDPLNGLYIGAHGLYTSEVIHLRRRFGQWKEEGSPKESSRLEFYEYVEAVKLTGDSYVPAGQIAFRARIGKKYQLPHKGIIPEEFGVIARYRGQGRLAEPGFRKPRWVDGELVILDGKYIKGGPVVGFVYWDPEYHFLVFFHRLRLQE encoded by the exons ATGGCGTCGATTGCTCCGCCGCCGACATTCGATGTAAACACTCACAAATTCAACTTCTCAAACCCTAAGTTCACCTCCCGATTGAAGCGTTCATCTTCATCATTCACTTCTCAGGCTTTTTCCACCGCTCATTCCGTCTCTAGGGTTTCCGGTTCAGCTTTCTGCTGCCGTTGCCGGAACGGCACCGGCGATGGCGAGACAGCTGAGCCGTCTCCATCAGCTTCTTCTCAGAACagctcttcatcttcttcttggaGATGGGACTTGGCGTTTCAGGATGCTGTTAGGAATGCGATGAAGAAGTTCGATGATTACGTGAATTGGTCCAAAGGAGCCGAGCTTGCTGAGAGGAGTAGTGCGGAGAAGGAAGTCTGTGTTGATGGCGAAGAATGGGGTTGGGAGCGGTGGAAAAAGCATTTCACTGAGGTTGAGGAGGAGGAACGGTTGGTTTCTGTTTTAAAG TCACAGTTGGCTCATGCTATTAGTAGAGAAGATTATGAAGATGCTGCTAAACTCAAGGTGGGCATTGCAGCTGCAGCTACTAAAGACATTGTTGGAAGAGTGATGTCCCGTCTAAAT AAAGCTGTTGAAGAAGAGCAGTACAAGGATGCAATATTTATGCGTGATTATGCTGGTACAGGATTG GTTGGATGGTGGGCTGGAACTTCAGAAGACGTTAATGATCCATATGGCCGCATTATTCGTATAAGTGCTGAGCATGGAAGATATGTGGCGAAAAGTTACAGTCCGCG CCAGCTCGCTTCGGCTGTTGAAGGTGCCCCTCTTTTTGAAATATTTCTTACCGTGGATGATAAAGGCGAATACAGGCAACAG GCTGTTTACTTGAAGAGAAAACCAGTTCAGCAAGATTTACCTATTCCTTCTTCAAAGCTACCTGGTGCTATCAGTAACTTGGACACTCTTAGTCCCACTGAAAACAAAAGTGATATGTTTGATAAAATCTCAGATGCTGAGGAAGATGCTGAAGATAGGGATGATGAGTTTGGCTTTCAGAATGCACTGAGAGACATGATTCCAGGGGTACAGGTCAAGGTTTTAAAAGTGACAGCTCCAGGGAAGGTAGATAGAGATCTAATATCAAAGGTCATTGAGCAaataatggatgaggaagatgaagatgaagaaaaggACTTTGATTTAGACAGCATGGACGATGAAGATGAAATTAAGGTGGAAAAAGATGGAGAGCAGAATGTGATTGAATTGGATACAGACAATGGGGTTAGTGATGGCGAAGAGCAGAGCCAAATTGCGGTTAGGGTGGTTGTTGGTGGTCTTATGCAAAATACTTCAAGTGGTGTACAGCATAAAGACCTGTTTCGAGTACCGGCAAGGCTAGAGAAGAAGGGTCACCTGTCATTTACTTTCAGTATAGAGGAAGATGAGAACAAACGCAATTCCTCTGGCAGTGGACAATTTCCCCCAGATAAAAAGGCTAGGCTCCAAGGTCAACGTAGCTTGGATCATGTGATGCTTGATCTTGCAAAGTTCATCGGGAAGGGGAAGATACCTATGAAG GTCCTTAAAGATATGGGGGAGTTGATCAGCCTCACTCTTACTCAGGCACGAAATCGTCAACCACTGTCGAAGTCAACTACCTTTAACCGCATTGAGATTTCAGCATCTACGGACCCACTAAATG GATTATATATTGGTGCTCATGGTCTGTACACTTCGGAAGTCATCCACCTTAGGCGAAGATTTGGTCAGTGGAAAGAAGAAGGTAGCCCTAAGGAGTCTTCACGTTTAGAGTTTTACGAGTATGTTGAAGCTGTAAAATTAACTGGAGATTCTTATGTGCCAGCTGGTCAG ATAGCATTCCGCGCAAGAATTGGAAAAAAATATCAACTTCCACACAAAGGGATTATTCCAGAAGAATTTGGTGTG ATTGCTCGATACAGGGGACAAGGAAGGCTGGCGGAACCTGGTTTTCGAAAACCCAGATGGGTTGATGGTGAACTGGTTATCCTAGATGGAAAG TACATTAAAGGAGGGCCTGTTGTGGGTTTTGTTTACTGGGACCCTGAATATCATTTCTTAGTGTTCTTCCATCGGCTTAGGCTGCAGGAGTGA